In the Paramisgurnus dabryanus chromosome 5, PD_genome_1.1, whole genome shotgun sequence genome, one interval contains:
- the LOC135732522 gene encoding uncharacterized protein: MATASSNEFQLVVPETAQRTIVNKGDEFPIPCHLSPEISAVEMEIRWFKETDCVCIYKNREMIEGRGFEGRVNLITEKLEKGDVSLSLKDCRWSDLGDYVCQVNSGVKTEEITVRVYRERVRVRERERERERENISWPVIVAGSVYLMTKIINRTWTNKKRLQMEDSALMAEFEKTKNPEELKRLLTERHNLIEEKQNIILERNQTLQMKDMALEEKDRRLKDMNDKLLQTIKELEKTQNQLKEKETQIDNMNKLMSEKERRLENTVKELETSKHQLETLRNELQEMKTQLDEQKTKFTHQEKTLQEHKQQQKQSDQENKNLHSELKRLKKESSELNEKCKRLEDTEKLLGERDAQIKDLEKSKETALEEKDKLLNKSNDKLLQTTREIKEKNKLMIEKERLLENTVKELETSKHQLETLRNELQENKSQLQLLLEENKLLKSSAFAQL, from the exons ATGGCAACTGCAAGCAGca ATGAGTTTCAGCTTGTTGTCCCTGAAACAGCTCAGAGAACTATAGTTAACAAAGGGGATGAATTCCCTATACCATGTCACCTGTCACCTGAAATCAGTGCTGTTGAGATGGAGATCAGATGGTTTAAGGAGACAGACTGTGTGTGCATCTATAAGAACAGAGAGATGATTGAAGGGAGGGGATTCGAGGGCAGAGTGAATCTGATCACTGAGAAGCTGGAGAAAGGAGATGTTTCCTTATCACTGAAAGACTGTAGATGGTCTGATCTGGGAGATTATGTGTGTCAGGTCAACAGTGGAGTCAAAACAGAGGAGATAACAGTAAGAGTATATCGTGAAAGAGTAAGAgtaagagaaagagaaagagaaagagaaagagaaaacatATCAT GGCCAGTTATAGTAGCAGGTTCTGTATATTTAATGACAAAG ATAATAAACAGAACATGGACTAACAAGAAGAGATTACAAATGGAGGACTCTGCTCTAATGGCAG AGTTTGAAAAAACCAAGAATCCTGAAGAGTTGAAACGACTTCTCACAGAAAGACACAATCTCATAGAGGAgaaacaaaatattattttagagAGAAACCAGACACTTCAAATGAAGGACATGGCGTTAGAGGAAAAGGACAGACGTCTTAAAGACATGAATGATAAACTGCTACAAACAATCAAAGAACTTGAAAAGACACAGAATCAGCTTAAGGAGAAAGAGACACAAATAGATAATATGAACAAACTGATGAGTGAGAAAGAGAGACGGCTGGAGAACACAGTCAAAGAACTGGAAACCAGTAAACATCAACTGGAGACACTGAGAAATGAACTACAGGAGATGAAGACACAACTGGATGAACAGAAAACTAAATTCACTCATCAGGAGAAAACACTACAAGAACACAAACAACAGCAGAAACAATCTG atcaaGAAAACAAAAATCTGCATTCTGAACTGAAAAGACTAAAAAAAGAGTCATCTG AGTTGAATGAAAAATGCAAACGTTTGGAAGATACAGAGAAACTTTTAGGTGAAAGAGACGCACAGATTAAAGATCTTGAGAAGAGCAAAGAAACGGCTTTAGAAGAAAAGGACAAACTTCTAAATAAATCTAATGATAAACTATTACAAACAACCAGAGagattaaagaaaaaaataaactgaTGATTGAGAAAGAGAGACTGCTGGAGAACACAGTCAAAGAACTGGAAACCAGTAAACATCAACTGGAGACACTGAGAAATGAACTACAGGAAAATAAAAGCCAACTACAACTACTGCTGGAGGAAAACAAACTACTGAAGAGTTCTG CATTTGCTCAATTGTAA